AGGATCGGCCGCGTTGAAATCCACCGTAACGAGCCTGTCTCCCCCGCCGATGAAGTAGACGTTCATCTGCCCCTCCGCGCCGCTGCCGGGATGACGCAGCGCACGTACGGCAAGTCTCCCGGTTCGGGCATCCCACAGCCGCGCCGTGTGATCGAATCCCCCCGTGGCGACCCGGCTCCCGTCGGGACTGATGGCAGCCAACAGCACGCCGCCGGGGTGGGCGATCGGCTGGTCGAGGAGGGGACGCCCGGTCCGGGTGCTCCAGATCATGGCGGTGCCCCCGACGTTCCAGGTCACGGCGAACGTCCCGTCCTCGCTCACGCGAGCCTCCTGGAGCGTATCCCCCTCCAGATCTGTGGGGGCGTTCAGAGCCAGAAGCCTCACCTCCTCTCCGGACCTCCGCCGCCCGACCCGAGCGCTGAGCCTCCGCTTCCCGCGATGTGGTCGCCCTGCCGGCGCCGCCTGGAAAGGCCCGAACTCGGCTTCGTCCTCGCCGGGTGGCAAAAGCCACAACCGCACCAGGTTGGCTTCATCCACCGTCAGCACGCGGCGTCCGTCGCGCGAGAGCTCGGCACGGGTAACCACCCCGCCGTGCTCGAGTACCGCCCGCAACTTGCTTCGCGTCTCGTCCGCCGTCTCCGGCGGCGTCCAGAGGGTGGCCGTTCCATCATCACTCGCCACCACCACAGTCTGGCTGTTGGGGCCGAGCGTCGCGGCCGAGAGGGGCGGGCGCTCCATCCCGTCGGCCAAGAGTCGTCCGTCCGGCACGCTCCACAGGCGGGCTCCGCCGTCCGACGAGCCCCCCTCGGGAGCCATGCCGCTCGTGGTCAGAACGCGCTCGCCCGATGCATCGAACACGGCTGAGGTCGCGGGGAATGGATGATTAAGGAGCCTCGGCTGCGTCCGCCCGTCCACATCCACCAGCGCGAGGACATATTGTTCCGTTGTGCCGAACGTGCCCGATGGAAGGATCCGCGGAACCGTCCCCGACAGCGCGGCCACCTGGCCGTCAGGGCTCAAGGCGCCGATGCCGAACGGTGTGAATCCGGCAGGAAGGGTGAGCGAACTGGTCCTGCCGCTGTCTATCTCCCACACCAGCGCACGTTCCGTGTCCGCCAAGAGATGCCGCCGAGCGTCGGCATCGCTTCCCACATGGCTCATCCCCTCCAGTGAAGGCGGGGCTTTCGTGAGAGCGCGCGTGCTCAGTGCCCAAGCGACAGGGAGACCGCCGGTGCTCACCACCAGACGGCTCTCGTCGGTGCTGAAGGTCACGCTCGCGGTCGGGCTGTCCACTGCCGGAAGCGAATCGCTCCACAACAAGCGCGCTGCAGGCAGGCTCCACAGGCGCACCGTTCCGCCTGCGGATACAGTCGCCAGCAGAGCTCCGGAAGGAGCGAGAGCAGAGGCCACGACCTGCTCGGCGTGAGGGATAGATGCCACATTCGGTCCACCCTGCGCGTCAAACACCCGGAGCGTACCCCGACACCGCGGCTCCCCGGGGCGGCCGCATTTCCAGCGCCCCTCATCGTGATCGAAATCCTTCGCGCCGTCGGTGAGGACGGCCACGTACCGGCCGTCCGGCGTCAGGTGCGCCGCAGTGACTCGCTCCTCGAGCGCCCAGAGCTGAAGGGGAACCGGGACGTATCCCATAAGCGCTGCCAAGCGGAAACGGTGCGTGCGAAGACGCTCGGCGTTGTACTTGGATGGCGAGAAGGGGTGGCGGTACCACGGACGGTCCGATGCGGTCGTGAGCGCCTGCAGGTACCATGGTAGAGCGAGCGCCGGGCGTCCGTTCTCAACCTGGGCCGCCCCGTTGGCCACATAGGTCGCCTCCAGTTGGGAGCGGGTCAGCTGGAACTGCTCAATCGCCGTCATCGTCGCCTGGAAGAGCCCGATGCCGAGGAGAACCAGCGCGCCTGCGGTGGCGTTGCGCGCCCGCACAAAGCGGCGATGCTCGCGAACATCCACTCCCACCAGATCGTCCTTCGGCACGCCGCGGAGCGCCGAAGCGATCGTGGCCACCGCCTCTAAGAACTGTGGGTTTCTCGTCGAGAGATCCTGCGACGTGCGCGCCCAGCGCATATCAATGTAGTTGGGCAGCGAGCGATAGACCCCATCCAATACACGCGGCAACGCCGACGTTCGCTCCCAGTCGAACCGATCGCGCGGAACGTCCCACACGATCTCTCCGTCTGTCAGCACGATGAGCAGGTTCTCGGCGGTGCCCCCGTGGAGCCGCATCCATTCCTCCACCTCGCGCCGCACCCACTCCGACTCCGCGGCCGCCGGAGACGCGAGGAGCAGGAAGTGCCCGCTTGCGGCGAGCGCCTCCCGGATCGGCGGCCATACTTCTTCCGTTAATGGGACGGTCGTGGTATCGCGGAACAGCCGCAGCACGCGGCGTTTGTAGAAGGGCTTGGCAAACCGCTGCAACTCCACTTGAAGCGCCGAGGCGATCGATGCGTCCGGCGTTCGGCGGTACGAGAGAAACGCATCATAACGCCAGCGACTGTCGCCGTAGGTCGCGGGTCGGTGAGCACGGGCGGCATTCACAATAGCCATGGTAGGGCTGAAGCAGGCTTCGAAACATGAGCACTTGCGTAACAGCACGCGTCCCTTCGAAAGGCGATGCAGCAGGTGTGTGCTGTCGAGGGCGCGGGGACCCTCCGATCGCCACCCAGATCTGATCCAACGGCTTAGAAACCGACGCGAGGAACTTACGCGGCCCTGGCCTGTCAGTCGATGAATCAGATGGACGCAGCAGAGACGATTCCCTTGCCCCGACGTGCCTTGCCGTTCCTCCTTTGCAAGGTGCTCTTAATGGTGCTCGGTTGACAACACCTGCACCGCACTTGGCCAGGCACGAGCACACCCGGTAACTTCATGTCCGTTGGGCGGGGTGGAATTTCGTCTTGCACCCTGATACATTGGAACTCAACATTGGGCTCGTAGCTCAGGTGGATAGAGCGACTGCCTCCTAAGCAGTAGGCCGCCGGTTCGAGTCCGGCCGGGCCCATGCGCAACGGCCGCTGCCCGTGATAGGGTAGCGGCCGCTGCTCTTGTTGCGCAACAGCGATCTCGCCGATCGCTCGATTGGGTGCGAGCCAGTAACAAAACGGAGTAACAAACCGAGTAACGCGCGGTGCTGTCCAGTAACGCCGGGTTTGCGGATAAGCTGCAGAAATGCTAGACTTTTCTCGCCTCCGTGACGCGACGTAACGGGCCGTCCGCGTTTCCTAATCCTGAGGTAGTGGGTTCGAGTCCCGCCGGGGGCACTCAGGCCAAGGGGCTGCACCGCGATCATTCGCGCGGTGCAGCCCCTTTTCGATTGTCGGGTTCATCGCCTCCGTTTGCACGACTTTCCTGCACAGTTTTCCGGTACGATTCGAGGGCGGGAGAACGCTACGTCTCAAGTTACCCGCCTGGTGGTGAATTTCCCTGGCCGGCGCCGGCTGTTCCGGTTCGGTAACGGCCGGTCGAAATCCTCCCTGATCGATCCTCGCGAGCGGCACTGGACCGTGGCGCTTCTCGCATCCGGCGTGAGAAATCGGAATTTTCCGATCCTTTTCCGACGTCACGATGGTTCGGCCCATTCGTTCCCGCCTCGCATTCAGAGCGTCTCCTTCCCCTCATCGAGCAGTGTTCCCGGATGGGAACGAACGTGCCCAACAGATGCGGACGGTATGCGCACAAGCGGTTCTGCCGTTGCGTTTTGGGAACTTCGACGGGGGTTGTTGAGGGGCGTCGGCACGATGACATTTCGTGCACGCGATCCTCCCCGAATTGCCCCTTTTTCGGACACCCGCGCCACCTGCAGGAAGGCCCATGCACGCTACGCTTCCCCAGACGGAAACGCTGTTCGCGCGCGCACCCGTTTCCCTGTGGGTGGTGGACGCCGGCACCGGCGAGGTGCTGGATGTGAACGACGCCGCGTGCCGCGCGTTCGGCTACTCGCGTGGCCAGTTCCTGGAACTGGGGCCGGGGGAGATCGGGCCGCTGCCGCCGCGGAACGGCCCTGCGGCCGCGCGGCGGATGAGGCGGGGCGATGGCGCCGAGATCCATGCGGAACTGGCGGCGGAGCGGGTGGAGTGGGAGGGCCGGACGGCGTGGCTGGTGAGCGCGCACGACGTCACCGCGCGCGTCGAGGCCGAGCGCGAGCGGCTGCAGGCGGAGCGCGCCCGGTTCGACGCGCTCTTTCGCGACGCGCCGGCCATGGTCGCCGCGGTCGAGGGCCCGGACCACGTGTTCACCGTGGCCAACGAGCCCTACCAGCGGCTGGTGGGGCGCAGCGACCTTCTGGGCAAGCCCGTGCGCGAGGCGCTGCCGGACCTGGAAGGGCAGGGGTTCTTCGAGCTCCTGGACCGGGTGTACCAGACCGGCGAGCCGTTCGTGGCCACGGCCGTGCCCATCCGCATGCAGCCGCGCCCGGGGGAGCCGGTGGAGGAGCGGTTCGTCAGCTTCGTCTATCAGCCGGTCCGAGCCCGGGGCCAGGTGACCGGCATCTTCGCCCACGTGGTGGACGTCACCGACGAGGTGCGCGTGGAGGCGGCCCTGCGCCGCAGCGAGGCGAGGTTCGAGCGGATCGCCTCGAAGGTGCCCGGGATGGTGTACCAGTTCGCGCTGCACCCCGACGGGACCATGTCGTGGCCCTACGTCAGCGAGGGCGCCTGCAGCCTGTGCGAGGTGGACCGGGCCTACGTGGAGCAGAATCCGTCGTTCATGCTCCAGATGGTGCTGCCCGAGGACCGCCCGGCCCTGGATGCCCGGATCGCCGCGTCGGCGGCCACGCTGGAGGACTTTCGCTGGGACGGCCGCATCTGCACGCCCAGCGGCATGGTGCGTACGGTGTACGCCACCTCGCGCCCCGAGCGCCACCCCGACGGCACCATCGTGTGGGACGGCCTGATGCTCGACGCCACGGACCGCGTGCGGGCCGCGGAGGAGCTGCGGCAGTCCGAGGAGCGCTTCCGCATCGCCGCGCGGGCCACCAACGACGTGGTATGGGACTGGGACCTGGTGCTGGGGCGCCTGGTGTGGAACGAGGCCCTGGAAACCGTCCTCGCCCACACCCCTTCCGGCGCGCAGGCGGTCCCCGACTGGTGGGTCCAGCAGCTGCACCCCGACGACCAGGAGCGCGTGGTCGCCGGGCTGTACGCCGTGGTGGATGGGAACGGGACCGCGTGGCAGGACGAGTACCGCATCCGCCGGGGCGACGGGGGGTGGGCCACGGTGCTGGACCGCGGCTACGTGCTGCGCGACCCCGACGGCGCCGCCGTGCGGATGATCGGGGCCATGGAAGACGTCACCCAGCGCAGGCAGCTGGAGGCGCAGCTGGTGGATGCCAAGCGCCTCGAGTCCGTCGGGCGGCTGGCGGGGGGCGTGGCGCACGACTTCAACAACCTGCTCACGGCCATCACCGGCTACACGGAGATGCTCCTGTCGGACGTGGAGCCGGGCGGCGAGATGCACACCGACCTGCTGGAGATCCGCAACGCCGCCGCGCGCGCTACGGGGCTCACCCGCCAGCTGCTGGCCTTCAGCCGCCGGCAGGTGCTGCAGCCCCGGGTGCTGAACCTGAACGCCACCATCCGCGACCTGGAGCGCATGTTCCGCCGGCTGCTGCGCGAAGACGTGCGGCTGAAGGTGGAGCTGGACCCCGCCGCGGGGCAGGTGCGGGCCGATCCCGCGCAGGTGGAGCAGGTGCTGCTGAACCTGGCGGTGAACGCGCGCGACGCCATGCTCGCCGGCGGCACCCTGCGCATCACCACCCGCGCGGCCGTGGTGGCGCCGGGCGACTGCCTGTGCACGGCGCCCGTGAACCTGAAGCCGGGCCGCTACGTGGTCATCTCGGCGTCCGACACGGGCGAGGGCATTGCCCCCGAGGTGCTGCCGCAGATCTTCGAGCCGTTCTTCACCACCAAGCCGGCGG
This genomic interval from Longimicrobium sp. contains the following:
- a CDS encoding PAS domain S-box protein, coding for MHATLPQTETLFARAPVSLWVVDAGTGEVLDVNDAACRAFGYSRGQFLELGPGEIGPLPPRNGPAAARRMRRGDGAEIHAELAAERVEWEGRTAWLVSAHDVTARVEAERERLQAERARFDALFRDAPAMVAAVEGPDHVFTVANEPYQRLVGRSDLLGKPVREALPDLEGQGFFELLDRVYQTGEPFVATAVPIRMQPRPGEPVEERFVSFVYQPVRARGQVTGIFAHVVDVTDEVRVEAALRRSEARFERIASKVPGMVYQFALHPDGTMSWPYVSEGACSLCEVDRAYVEQNPSFMLQMVLPEDRPALDARIAASAATLEDFRWDGRICTPSGMVRTVYATSRPERHPDGTIVWDGLMLDATDRVRAAEELRQSEERFRIAARATNDVVWDWDLVLGRLVWNEALETVLAHTPSGAQAVPDWWVQQLHPDDQERVVAGLYAVVDGNGTAWQDEYRIRRGDGGWATVLDRGYVLRDPDGAAVRMIGAMEDVTQRRQLEAQLVDAKRLESVGRLAGGVAHDFNNLLTAITGYTEMLLSDVEPGGEMHTDLLEIRNAAARATGLTRQLLAFSRRQVLQPRVLNLNATIRDLERMFRRLLREDVRLKVELDPAAGQVRADPAQVEQVLLNLAVNARDAMLAGGTLRITTRAAVVAPGDCLCTAPVNLKPGRYVVISASDTGEGIAPEVLPQIFEPFFTTKPAGLGTGLGLATVYGIIKQSGGTVWAESEPGRGATFHVYLPATDELPGTAVALPSRTPAAAGTGTVLLVDDDAAVRTFVRTVLSGAGYRVLDAADGAQALHVAAECGGALDLLLTDVVMPRMGGRDLADEVARRWPGLPTLFMSGYTDDALADHGVLDPAVMLLEKPFSRDALLDHVREALTRGAVVSAG